The following coding sequences are from one Lipingzhangella halophila window:
- a CDS encoding DUF3068 domain-containing protein, giving the protein MPRRPTADPEDPVPFQPDEGTGSGRPTREGPGALRRNPGPALVALGAFCATLALLLRFYVYGQLAVLPGGIELELPLVDESASYLDTSTWKTVEEAEVRRTTTIDGTVRPGDSGGATWEISVDTATPDTMLDHTDRRVIVDRSTGRAVNCCGEHVAGDRAVRQAGLVLYWPAGAADREHTFYDADIRAAPRMVFDGHEDIAGVPTRRYVQQIESTQIPDSARQVPASALDLERSGTVEASRWLELRRTYWVEPVSGYLVRAVEERRETLRAEDRGGERVLLDAELAMPDRSVAAYAERAENRARLLSALRAWVPIGLGAVGGPLVLVGLAWSFVRDRRAAMADPPSAESGEPEPAAGE; this is encoded by the coding sequence ATGCCGCGCCGCCCCACCGCTGACCCCGAGGACCCGGTCCCTTTCCAGCCGGATGAAGGGACCGGATCCGGGCGGCCAACGCGGGAAGGGCCAGGTGCGCTGCGGCGCAACCCCGGGCCCGCGCTGGTCGCGCTGGGGGCGTTCTGCGCCACGCTCGCGTTGCTGCTGCGGTTCTACGTCTACGGCCAACTGGCCGTGCTGCCGGGCGGCATCGAGCTGGAACTGCCGCTGGTCGACGAGTCGGCGAGCTATCTCGACACCAGCACCTGGAAAACGGTCGAAGAGGCCGAGGTGCGGCGGACCACCACCATTGACGGCACGGTCCGGCCCGGGGACTCCGGTGGTGCCACCTGGGAGATCTCGGTCGATACCGCCACCCCGGACACCATGCTCGACCACACGGACCGGCGGGTCATCGTGGACCGGTCCACCGGCCGCGCCGTGAACTGCTGCGGGGAGCACGTTGCCGGCGACCGCGCCGTGCGGCAGGCGGGGCTGGTGCTCTACTGGCCGGCCGGTGCCGCGGACCGGGAGCACACGTTCTACGACGCCGACATCCGGGCCGCCCCGCGCATGGTGTTCGACGGGCACGAGGACATCGCCGGCGTGCCCACCCGGAGGTACGTGCAGCAGATCGAGTCCACCCAGATTCCGGACTCCGCGCGCCAGGTCCCCGCCTCGGCACTCGACCTGGAGCGCAGCGGGACAGTCGAGGCGTCGCGGTGGCTGGAGCTGCGGCGCACCTACTGGGTCGAGCCGGTCAGCGGCTACCTGGTGCGCGCCGTCGAGGAACGGCGCGAGACGCTGCGCGCGGAGGACCGCGGGGGCGAGCGCGTGCTGCTGGACGCCGAACTCGCGATGCCGGACCGTTCGGTCGCGGCGTACGCCGAACGGGCCGAGAACCGGGCCCGGCTTCTCAGCGCACTGCGGGCGTGGGTGCCCATCGGGCTGGGCGCGGTGGGCGGACCGCTGGTCCTGGTGGGTCTGGCGTGGTCTTTCGTACGCGACCGGCGCGCCGCCATGGCGGATCCGCCCTCTGCCGAATCCGGGGAACCGGAGCCGGCCGCGGGAGAGTGA